In Vibrio diazotrophicus, the following proteins share a genomic window:
- a CDS encoding flagellar basal body-associated FliL family protein, whose product MSKKQIITMFIMLLVTNMLVTSGIVFGGIMYLKSPNNGESNNWFAQSPLSFLTYNSPEGAQAPSFRSLEKVVLSIKGEKQNHFLMLEIAVETRYPEAIENINDYMPVVHNSMIKLFSDKTYEDIQQDGIIDKLQNEVKQSVLSAFDKTDILHNIDDVLLTKFVVQ is encoded by the coding sequence ATGTCCAAAAAACAAATTATCACAATGTTTATCATGCTACTTGTCACTAACATGCTCGTTACAAGTGGTATCGTTTTTGGCGGTATTATGTATCTAAAATCCCCGAACAATGGCGAATCAAATAACTGGTTTGCTCAATCCCCATTGTCTTTTCTAACCTACAACTCGCCAGAAGGTGCTCAAGCTCCAAGCTTTCGTTCGCTAGAGAAAGTAGTACTCAGTATTAAAGGGGAAAAACAAAATCATTTCCTTATGCTTGAAATTGCCGTGGAAACCAGATACCCGGAAGCCATTGAAAACATAAATGATTATATGCCTGTTGTTCACAACTCAATGATCAAACTGTTTAGTGATAAAACCTATGAGGACATTCAGCAAGACGGCATCATCGACAAATTGCAGAACGAAGTGAAACAGTCCGTTCTTTCAGCGTTTGATAAAACAGATATTCTTCATAACATCGATGATGTACTTCTTACTAAATTTGTCGTGCAGTAA